One genomic region from Mytilus trossulus isolate FHL-02 chromosome 9, PNRI_Mtr1.1.1.hap1, whole genome shotgun sequence encodes:
- the LOC134683085 gene encoding uncharacterized protein LOC134683085, with protein MEADSEADVDSPKMVETPGVLNVIVYCQPCKEQGNEKRAVYWCINCPHLLCENCYGYHKVLKATQSHKILSIDDYHMIGISIDESETYCPIHPTMRNKFFCVTHKVACCNICKEEKHSTECNVKLKKKLLKITDVQGDMNAMIETMKKIVENMRTGLLNDFCSVSDLENQKQIIFDEMKNSRQQVEKFLNEFERGIRENLESACSAATKALIDNKRNIEQKLNVIQKRTDTAEKIKGSEVSGFQMFLIKNKFHTDNTEDQMQIECLLKEMKNVHFVAKPIYDLNHQANQITIRNGYEVRSVGHSQIGKKQPAFDDIECSSSTVEADEGTVDKCVRSEKDITPNDYISEHIIIKESEKYKLNDAFLIEDGHKDVCVICVRFLSNNKIVLTDDFVARVLVYNTNGSKVGQIKLKEAADEMTVIDETCIAVSLDNEIIFLDVLQMKIKNKKLLDDYIEALSYANNKIYACLQHKGVLIMDLSGTILQTLSHIKGHLYICTTITEILYSVIDEDSNILQCHYIDRKKIDLFNFECSGKVNGIACDKDENVYIVIDNSEVIKFHNTTKTFSTVLTANDGLNNPLNIDCCDHGNRLLIINDGKEVNIYNNLNQ; from the coding sequence AGTGTACTGCCAACCGTGTAAGGAGCAAGGCAATGAGAAAAGGGCAGTTTACTGGTGTATTAACTGTCCACATCTATTATGTGAGAATTGTTATGGTTACCATAAAGTTCTAAAAGCAACCCAAAGTCATAAAATATTGAGTATAGACGACTACCATATGATAGGTATTAGTATAGATGAATCTGAAACCTACTGCCCAATTCATCCAACTATGCGAAATAAGTTTTTCTGTGTTACTCACAAAGTGGCTTGCTGTAATATATGCAAGGAAGAAAAACACAGTACTGAGTGCAATGTCAAGttaaaaaagaaacttttaaaGATAACTGATGTTCAAGGAGATATGAACGCAATGATTGAAACTATGAAGAAAATAGTTGAAAACATGAGAACGGGTTTGCTTAATGATTTCTGCAGTGTCTCCGATTtggaaaatcaaaaacaaataatttttgacGAAATGAAAAACAGTCGACAACAAGTTGAAAAATTTCTTAACGAGTTTGAAAGGGGTATTAGAGAAAATTTGGAGTCAGCATGCTCTGCCGCCACGAAAGCAttaattgacaataaaagaaatatagaaCAGAAACTAAATGTTATACAGAAAAGGACAGACACTGCAGAAAAGATAAAAGGATCCGAAGTAtctggatttcaaatgtttcttatcaaaaacaaattccacACGGATAACACCGAGGACCAAATGCAAATTGAATGTCTtttaaaggaaatgaaaaatgttcattttgttgCCAAACCAATTTATGATTTGAATCACCAGGCAAATCAAATAACGATCAGAAATGGATATGAAGTTAGAAGTGTTGGTCATAGTCAGATCGGTAAAAAGCAACCAGCGTTTGATGATATTGAGTGCAGCTCATCTACAGTAGAAGCAGATGAGGGTACTGTAGACAAATGTGTACGTTCAGAAAAGGATATTACACCAAATGATTACATCTCCGAACACATAATCATTAAAGAATCTGAAAAATATAAGTTGAATGATGCTTTTCTTATTGAGGATGGTCATAAAGATGTTTGCGTAATATGTGTACGCTTTctgtcaaataataaaatagttttaacaGATGATTTCGTTGCTAGAGTTCTGGTTTACAATACAAACGGATCTAAAGTAGGACAGATTAAGTTAAAAGAGGCCGCCGATGAAATGACTGTTATTGATGAAACGTGCATCGCAGTGTCTCTAGACAACGAAATTATTTTTCTAGATGTTCTTCAgatgaagataaaaaataagaaacttcTGGATGACTACATTGAAGCTCTTTCGTAcgcaaacaacaaaatatatgcATGCTTGCAACACAAAGGCGTTCTTATAATGGATCTTTCTGGAACCATTCTACAAACTCTTTCCCATATCAAAGgacatttatacatttgtacaacaATTACTGAAATACTTTACTCTGTGATAGATGAAGATTCAAACATTTTACAATGCCACTATATTGACAGAAAAAAGATTGATCTGTTCAATTTTGAATGTTCGGGTAAAGTTAATGGAATAGCATGCGATAAAGACGAGAATGTATATATTGTCATCGATAACTCTGAAGTTATTAAATTTCACAATACAACAAAGACATTTTCTACGGTTTTAACTGCAAATGATGGTTTAAACAATCCACTAAATATTGACTGTTGTGATCATGGAAATAGACTTTTGATCATTAATGATGGCAAAGaagtaaatatttacaataatctTAACCAGTAA